One Leptospira wolbachii serovar Codice str. CDC genomic region harbors:
- a CDS encoding STAS domain-containing protein, protein MEINLKKNADAYVISISGSLDIYTSLDFKNFLETNVPTQPTDNLHVIINLEKLNYIDSSGIGMLIKQLNYVQELKGKFSIANMKPAIEKVFKVAGLTSYFQTIGEDEYREKYAV, encoded by the coding sequence ATGGAAATAAATCTAAAAAAAAATGCCGATGCCTATGTGATCAGCATTTCTGGAAGTTTGGACATTTACACTTCCCTGGATTTTAAAAACTTCCTGGAAACCAATGTTCCTACTCAACCCACTGACAATCTACATGTTATCATCAATTTAGAGAAACTCAACTATATTGATTCTTCTGGGATTGGAATGCTCATCAAACAACTGAATTATGTCCAAGAATTGAAGGGAAAGTTCTCCATTGCGAATATGAAACCAGCCATCGAGAAGGTTTTCAAAGTGGCAGGCCTTACTAGCTATTTCCAAACCATTGGCGAAGACGAATACCGCGAAAAATACGCAGTATAA
- a CDS encoding J domain-containing protein encodes MSHSIPPPQPTNLYEVLEIPFGATTEEIKSSFRHLVKQFHPDIPVTGSYSKFQIIYFAYQTLTGEGRKAYDEEFKKNYAREFLKRKLEEHPVVLPVSRVRFTTGILELAKRGLMRKGFRNKDRRKVTGIDYDLIIDIKESEIMRPVIAVIPLTVRIVCGDCMGGDPHCPACSGRGSYKGYRNLKVEFPRSALIHGKVFEIDLSKFRPDSFTHFKKKYLRVKLLVHKNIPLRVKSAV; translated from the coding sequence ATGAGTCACTCCATACCACCACCACAGCCTACCAACCTTTACGAAGTCCTAGAGATTCCCTTTGGAGCCACGACGGAAGAGATTAAATCCTCTTTCCGTCATCTCGTAAAACAATTCCATCCAGACATTCCAGTCACAGGCTCTTATTCCAAATTCCAAATCATTTACTTCGCCTACCAAACTCTAACAGGGGAAGGTCGAAAGGCTTACGATGAAGAATTCAAAAAAAATTATGCTCGTGAATTTTTAAAACGTAAACTAGAAGAACACCCCGTGGTCCTACCTGTATCTCGGGTTCGGTTCACTACTGGAATTTTAGAGCTCGCCAAACGCGGGTTAATGAGAAAAGGATTCCGGAATAAAGACAGGCGAAAAGTTACAGGAATTGATTATGATTTGATCATTGATATAAAAGAATCAGAGATTATGCGACCGGTGATTGCAGTCATTCCCCTTACTGTAAGAATTGTTTGTGGAGATTGTATGGGTGGGGATCCCCACTGCCCTGCTTGTAGCGGCCGCGGAAGCTACAAAGGTTACAGAAACCTGAAAGTAGAATTCCCTAGATCTGCACTCATCCATGGAAAGGTTTTTGAAATTGATCTTTCCAAATTCAGACCCGATTCCTTTACTCATTTTAAGAAAAAATACCTACGAGTGAAACTCTTAGTTCATAAAAATATCCCTTTACGAGTGAAGAGTGCTGTCTAA
- a CDS encoding bifunctional riboflavin kinase/FAD synthetase, translating into MKIIRSLESIQNEFQTGSSLTLGNFDGIHVGHQTLLLRTVEKAKELGLPSVVVTYYPNPSVVLGKKPNFKYLSSEREKEELIRGFGIDYLVVLDFTLELSKMSAENFLEKIMIQTLNAKHIVIGYNHFFGAERRGDFNLLNTNKPKYGYAVELKEAVLKKESKISSSLIRGFLEKGEMEEAKILLGRNYHITGIVFEGAKRGRTIGFPTANIKVPEDKLLPAIGVYACFAKFGGKDHKGMVNIGHNPTFDGLGLHVEVNVFDFDGDLYGKEVELEIVHKIRDEKKFSGLNELKEQLTKDKEESVRILNFN; encoded by the coding sequence TTGAAAATTATTCGCTCTTTAGAATCGATCCAAAACGAGTTTCAAACTGGCTCTTCCTTGACACTCGGCAACTTTGATGGAATCCATGTAGGCCACCAGACCCTACTTTTGCGAACTGTGGAAAAAGCTAAGGAGTTAGGTCTCCCTTCCGTCGTTGTGACATACTACCCAAACCCTTCTGTGGTTCTTGGTAAAAAACCTAATTTCAAATACTTATCTTCTGAAAGAGAAAAAGAAGAACTCATCCGTGGGTTTGGAATCGACTACTTAGTTGTATTAGATTTTACATTAGAACTTTCTAAAATGTCAGCAGAAAACTTTTTAGAAAAAATTATGATCCAAACTTTGAATGCCAAACATATTGTGATTGGTTATAATCATTTTTTTGGAGCAGAGCGACGCGGTGATTTTAATCTTCTAAATACAAATAAACCTAAATATGGTTATGCGGTAGAGTTGAAAGAAGCGGTTTTAAAAAAAGAAAGTAAAATCTCTTCCTCTCTGATCCGTGGGTTTTTGGAAAAAGGAGAAATGGAAGAGGCCAAAATTCTTTTAGGTAGGAATTATCATATAACAGGTATTGTTTTTGAAGGAGCCAAAAGAGGTAGAACCATTGGATTTCCTACGGCAAACATCAAAGTTCCAGAGGATAAACTTTTGCCGGCTATTGGTGTTTACGCCTGTTTTGCGAAGTTTGGTGGCAAAGATCATAAGGGAATGGTGAACATCGGGCACAATCCCACTTTTGATGGTCTGGGACTTCATGTCGAAGTGAATGTTTTTGACTTTGATGGAGATTTATACGGTAAAGAAGTTGAATTGGAAATTGTTCACAAAATTCGTGATGAAAAAAAATTCAGCGGTTTGAATGAACTGAAAGAGCAACTAACAAAAGATAAAGAGGAGAGTGTTCGTATTTTAAATTTTAACTAA
- a CDS encoding type I phosphomannose isomerase catalytic subunit, with protein sequence MEKIPKVLFLTPIYKEKIWGGRKFETALGRKIPEGSIGESWEVSVYGTDISPINNPEFRNIPLTELIRKSPNEVLGKPFVPSGLPLLVKVIDAKEKLSVQVHPDDEYALKYDPKSNGKKECWYVLYADPDADLVVGFDNNTNRGEYETLVKQNLGETILRKWKVKSGDVFLLNPGTIHAIGGGVLLLEVQQSSDSTYRVYDYGRLGDDGNPRELHLEKALAVLNFQKSDGSEKKNKQLITYHPFPRYLFTSNDKFRLESWEFNQAQNFTFSPLGDPVTFGIFYTVSGSVYFPEMNQSVGSNETFMITATGFSETISAFASVGTKLAFMSAGSDSVKYQ encoded by the coding sequence ATGGAAAAGATTCCCAAAGTTTTATTTTTAACCCCCATATATAAGGAAAAAATCTGGGGAGGACGAAAATTCGAAACAGCTCTTGGTCGTAAAATTCCAGAAGGATCCATAGGAGAATCTTGGGAAGTTTCTGTTTACGGAACCGATATTTCCCCTATCAACAATCCCGAGTTTCGCAACATTCCCTTGACAGAACTTATACGAAAATCTCCAAACGAAGTGTTAGGTAAACCTTTTGTTCCATCAGGATTACCTTTACTAGTCAAGGTTATTGATGCCAAAGAAAAACTTTCTGTCCAAGTCCACCCCGATGATGAATACGCACTCAAATACGATCCTAAATCCAATGGTAAAAAAGAATGTTGGTACGTATTGTACGCAGACCCCGATGCAGACCTAGTAGTTGGATTTGATAACAATACAAACCGGGGAGAATATGAAACTCTCGTAAAACAAAATCTCGGAGAAACCATTCTTCGGAAATGGAAAGTAAAGTCTGGGGATGTATTTTTATTGAACCCCGGTACAATCCACGCCATAGGTGGAGGAGTTTTATTATTAGAAGTTCAACAATCTTCTGATTCCACCTACAGAGTGTATGATTATGGTCGATTGGGGGATGATGGAAATCCAAGAGAACTCCATTTAGAAAAAGCCCTGGCAGTTCTTAATTTTCAAAAATCCGATGGTTCAGAAAAGAAAAACAAACAACTCATCACCTACCATCCATTCCCCAGATACCTTTTTACTTCGAATGATAAATTTCGATTGGAATCTTGGGAATTCAACCAAGCGCAAAATTTCACCTTCTCACCGCTAGGTGATCCTGTGACCTTTGGTATATTTTATACAGTTTCTGGATCTGTTTATTTTCCTGAAATGAATCAGTCTGTTGGCTCGAACGAAACATTTATGATCACCGCAACCGGTTTTTCGGAAACCATATCTGCCTTTGCCTCTGTTGGGACCAAACTTGCTTTTATGTCAGCTGGTTCCGATTCAGTAAAATATCAATAA
- a CDS encoding family 43 glycosylhydrolase → MNKQNIYWQLYQDDPILKPGFPSPVLADPSFLFPENCTDGLWHLFAHNIFGVQEFLSEDGVHWKKRKTVVWNAMRPFIFHEEGTYYLYYEKYKFLHVLMSWFPYRKWKSRIEVRTSKDLKTWSSPKTVIEPKFPFHKDLRFGESVSNPCLVKFGNKYRMYFSSSLVYIPDCGFCEPKYITVAESTSPLGPFSYFSDPILSPNEMDPFCNLGAGSIKVIEWKGRYLGFQNGIFWNPVRKESCSAILFLQSEDGLNFERINQTPILGPTGKGWKASHVYACDVKYSEAEKIFILYFNARDKAHWTQGKEAIGLFVGKVEESKGTVGKTANKPAKKQRPNPKKKISKPKPKVKKSKRK, encoded by the coding sequence TTGAACAAACAAAACATCTATTGGCAATTATACCAAGACGATCCCATTCTAAAACCCGGATTCCCATCACCTGTTTTGGCGGATCCGAGTTTTTTGTTTCCTGAAAATTGTACGGATGGCCTTTGGCATCTCTTCGCTCACAACATATTCGGTGTACAAGAATTTCTCTCAGAAGATGGTGTTCATTGGAAAAAAAGGAAAACCGTTGTATGGAATGCCATGCGTCCTTTTATCTTCCACGAAGAGGGGACGTACTATCTCTATTACGAGAAATATAAATTCCTGCATGTTCTTATGTCTTGGTTTCCGTATAGAAAGTGGAAATCGCGGATTGAAGTCCGAACTAGTAAAGATTTAAAAACTTGGTCCTCTCCTAAAACTGTCATTGAACCAAAATTCCCGTTCCATAAAGATTTGAGGTTTGGTGAATCAGTCAGTAATCCATGTTTGGTGAAGTTTGGAAATAAGTACAGAATGTACTTTTCTTCTTCGTTAGTGTATATTCCTGACTGTGGGTTTTGTGAACCCAAATACATCACCGTTGCGGAATCAACTTCTCCTCTCGGTCCATTTTCCTATTTCTCTGATCCCATCCTTTCCCCAAATGAAATGGATCCATTTTGTAATTTGGGTGCCGGCTCCATCAAAGTCATCGAATGGAAAGGGCGTTACCTTGGATTTCAAAATGGAATCTTTTGGAATCCTGTAAGGAAGGAATCTTGTTCGGCGATTTTATTCTTACAAAGTGAAGATGGACTTAATTTTGAAAGGATCAACCAAACTCCTATCCTTGGCCCCACGGGAAAAGGGTGGAAGGCAAGCCATGTCTATGCTTGTGATGTGAAATATTCTGAAGCAGAAAAAATCTTTATCCTCTACTTCAATGCCAGAGACAAAGCTCATTGGACCCAAGGAAAAGAAGCCATTGGACTTTTTGTGGGAAAGGTAGAGGAATCAAAAGGGACTGTGGGCAAAACGGCAAACAAACCGGCCAAAAAACAAAGACCAAATCCGAAAAAGAAAATATCCAAACCAAAACCAAAAGTGAAGAAGTCTAAACGCAAATGA
- a CDS encoding MFS transporter, translated as MLQTIRLWFAPAPSIPQKPESEIQSLYPKFRFRVLESTFLGYTTYYLTRNNFSPVSKEIGEALSYSKTDIGDILAVTAITYGIGKFLMGALSDRSNPRKFMAVGLFLTAILNFSFGFANHYWIHLFLWGANGLVQGMGWPPCGRSLGHWYSVRERGTTFAFWNIAHNIGGGIVGVIASHSASQFGWQYAFFVPGIIALIGSVYLYIRLVDTPQSEGLPPIEVYRNDYPPEEKEDHEAELTTKQLIVEQVLMNKYIWLFAIINFFVYIIRYSLIDWGPTYLKETKGADLLGGGYSTFILEFGGIGSTILMGWVSDKFDGRRGMVSLLCIIPIFFAFLGILFNPPGSLWIDYVLFGLIGLFIYPPVMLLGVAGMDFTSKKAVGTAAGFIGLFGSLGRTAQGKGLAILATNYSWDVALSAILVSTLIAITLLIFSWNLRPRG; from the coding sequence ATGTTACAAACCATTCGCCTATGGTTCGCTCCTGCTCCGTCCATACCGCAAAAACCAGAATCAGAAATCCAATCCCTCTATCCGAAATTTCGCTTTCGAGTGTTGGAATCAACTTTTCTTGGTTATACGACCTATTACTTAACTCGAAATAACTTCTCACCTGTTTCTAAAGAAATTGGTGAAGCGTTATCCTATTCGAAAACAGATATAGGTGACATCCTCGCAGTCACAGCCATCACTTATGGGATTGGAAAATTTTTAATGGGAGCACTCTCCGATCGTTCCAATCCAAGAAAGTTTATGGCAGTGGGTTTGTTTCTTACAGCCATTTTGAATTTTTCTTTTGGATTTGCGAATCATTATTGGATTCATCTATTTTTATGGGGAGCCAATGGTCTTGTGCAAGGAATGGGTTGGCCACCATGCGGACGTTCCTTGGGACACTGGTATTCGGTGAGAGAACGCGGAACTACGTTTGCATTTTGGAATATTGCACATAATATTGGAGGCGGCATCGTAGGAGTCATCGCTTCTCATTCTGCATCCCAGTTTGGATGGCAGTATGCCTTCTTTGTCCCAGGGATCATAGCTCTTATTGGATCTGTGTATTTATACATCCGACTCGTGGACACACCTCAGTCAGAAGGCCTTCCTCCTATCGAAGTCTATAGAAACGATTACCCACCGGAAGAAAAGGAAGATCACGAAGCTGAACTTACCACCAAACAATTGATTGTTGAGCAAGTCCTTATGAATAAATACATCTGGTTGTTTGCCATTATCAATTTTTTTGTTTATATCATCCGTTATAGTTTGATTGATTGGGGCCCCACTTACTTAAAAGAAACCAAAGGAGCCGACCTTTTGGGTGGGGGATACTCTACTTTTATTTTGGAATTTGGTGGGATTGGCTCTACCATTCTTATGGGATGGGTCTCGGATAAGTTTGACGGACGTCGGGGAATGGTAAGTTTACTTTGTATTATACCCATTTTCTTTGCATTTTTAGGAATCTTATTCAATCCACCTGGGTCTCTTTGGATTGACTATGTGCTCTTTGGACTGATTGGGCTTTTTATTTATCCACCGGTAATGCTGTTAGGTGTTGCTGGTATGGACTTTACTTCCAAAAAAGCAGTGGGAACAGCCGCCGGGTTTATCGGGCTCTTTGGATCTCTAGGTCGAACGGCTCAAGGTAAGGGACTTGCTATCCTTGCTACAAATTACTCTTGGGATGTAGCCTTGTCCGCTATTCTTGTTTCTACTTTGATTGCCATCACCCTCCTTATTTTCAGTTGGAATTTACGGCCTCGTGGGTAA
- a CDS encoding SRPBCC family protein — MTLGRKISIGIIGVIAIPLIVALFLPTQYQVERSIDIGKPASDVFAYIRMLKNQEQYSVWAKKDPNMKKIYTGQDGTVGFVSRWESLDKEVGTGEQEIKMINADALEMETELRFFEPFEGTERSYMKVSSLDQKKSKVIWGFDGSMPYPSNLMLVFMNFEEMIGKDFEEGLSNLKVVLEK; from the coding sequence ATGACACTCGGCAGAAAAATTTCCATAGGAATCATTGGCGTTATCGCTATCCCGCTCATCGTGGCTCTCTTTCTACCTACTCAATACCAGGTAGAACGTTCCATTGACATTGGCAAACCAGCTTCGGATGTATTTGCGTACATTCGAATGTTAAAGAATCAGGAACAGTACAGTGTTTGGGCTAAAAAAGATCCCAACATGAAGAAAATTTACACAGGCCAGGATGGTACTGTTGGATTTGTTTCTCGTTGGGAAAGTTTAGACAAAGAAGTTGGAACTGGCGAACAAGAAATCAAAATGATCAATGCGGATGCTTTAGAAATGGAAACAGAACTTCGATTTTTTGAACCATTTGAAGGCACTGAACGTAGTTATATGAAAGTATCCTCTTTGGACCAAAAAAAATCCAAAGTCATCTGGGGATTTGATGGTTCCATGCCTTATCCCTCGAATTTAATGTTAGTTTTTATGAATTTTGAAGAAATGATCGGAAAAGACTTTGAAGAGGGACTATCCAACCTAAAAGTAGTTTTAGAAAAATAA
- the rodA gene encoding rod shape-determining protein RodA translates to MADRNTEKLDFFLIFSVVLVAMAGVLTLYTQEANTADGLGRWYKQFTFVFVGLAAMWFMSRINYQLIGSYALFIYIFSIVLLVLTLIPGIGYLPSGRGARSWLKLGPITLQASEFSKLATVILLGQYLVLKEKEMHKITVLVVPFIICLVPMLFIILQPDFGTAVSFLPMLFTMLYLGGADILHIGSLLTFGGISLMVPMYLAYSQLTLIQPLVDLLRKDNKVELVSIVNQLQGKIWLILDGKKVSGLTLPGIENPKNLQMIREAADIVKDEYASLGFKILSNEPFMFGLGGTLALISLVMIFIRIARGSKHLRNYYITIGILGLSILSAIAVHKSIPFRENQVIRLTAFLNPDQFKQGAGYQLRASKPAVGSGKVFGKGLFHGEMTEGRIPHVPESGTDFIFASWAEQTGFFGSVLLLFFLMSIPLRGLQISFESKDRFGSLLAAGIVAMIFFHIAINVGIVIGLLPVTGVPLTFMSYGGSHLVMAMTAVGIILSIKKRKFAN, encoded by the coding sequence ATGGCTGATCGCAATACAGAAAAACTCGATTTTTTTCTCATTTTCTCCGTAGTCCTCGTGGCAATGGCTGGAGTTCTTACTTTATACACCCAAGAAGCCAACACCGCCGACGGACTGGGTCGTTGGTACAAACAATTCACCTTTGTATTCGTTGGTCTTGCTGCCATGTGGTTTATGTCTAGGATCAACTATCAGTTGATAGGTTCCTATGCTCTTTTCATTTACATCTTTTCCATTGTATTACTTGTACTCACACTCATTCCAGGTATTGGATACCTTCCTTCTGGACGTGGGGCTCGTTCTTGGTTAAAACTGGGACCCATCACTCTCCAAGCCTCAGAGTTCTCCAAATTGGCCACAGTGATTTTACTTGGCCAGTATTTGGTTTTAAAAGAAAAAGAAATGCACAAAATAACGGTACTAGTTGTACCGTTTATCATCTGCTTGGTGCCTATGCTTTTCATTATTTTACAACCAGATTTTGGAACAGCAGTATCCTTTTTACCAATGTTATTCACTATGTTGTATTTAGGTGGGGCAGATATTTTACATATTGGATCTCTACTTACCTTTGGTGGAATATCCCTCATGGTACCGATGTATCTTGCTTATTCTCAACTAACGCTGATTCAACCACTTGTTGATTTACTTCGCAAAGATAACAAAGTAGAACTGGTATCGATTGTAAACCAACTCCAAGGTAAAATTTGGCTCATTTTAGACGGGAAAAAAGTATCTGGTTTGACCTTACCAGGAATCGAAAACCCGAAAAATCTACAGATGATCCGGGAAGCTGCTGATATCGTAAAAGACGAATATGCAAGTTTGGGTTTTAAAATTCTATCCAACGAGCCATTTATGTTTGGTCTCGGTGGGACACTTGCTCTCATTAGTTTGGTGATGATTTTTATCCGTATTGCGCGTGGTTCCAAACATCTTAGAAACTATTACATTACGATCGGAATTTTAGGGCTCTCCATTCTCTCTGCCATTGCTGTTCACAAATCCATTCCTTTCCGAGAAAACCAAGTTATACGGCTCACAGCTTTTCTAAACCCTGACCAATTCAAACAAGGGGCGGGTTACCAACTAAGAGCTTCCAAACCAGCGGTTGGTTCAGGAAAGGTTTTTGGAAAGGGACTCTTTCATGGAGAGATGACCGAAGGAAGAATCCCACATGTTCCCGAATCGGGAACAGATTTTATCTTTGCTTCCTGGGCAGAACAAACAGGTTTTTTTGGAAGTGTATTACTACTATTCTTTCTAATGTCGATACCTTTACGAGGGCTACAAATTAGTTTCGAAAGTAAAGATAGATTCGGGTCCTTACTTGCCGCAGGAATTGTTGCGATGATTTTTTTTCATATTGCCATCAATGTCGGTATTGTGATTGGGCTTCTCCCAGTAACAGGTGTTCCGCTTACATTTATGAGTTATGGTGGATCCCATTTGGTAATGGCAATGACTGCCGTTGGAATTATCCTTTCGATTAAAAAACGTAAGTTTGCAAACTAA
- a CDS encoding LIC_12936 family protein — translation MRISFVLILSFLLTVGLFAADEKNEPVSQADSKKLNPDGSIAIIPYNAKQQQKIERIGKEVDDYHAVINEKVKFLSFEKKIKDSRYGQVTNAREIHLPFEPRYVLHSRFVMKLKGGGGAEGGGFSLDELSFWSRKSLTEKGKDPVTTYRELKNNSSGGVKGLTLSVRTVTNADDNTLSFELEKIQSPWERLRLATAYRDRLREVARTIDRYIQAKGSLETRMVSESVMEVSVSGDFQEP, via the coding sequence ATGCGCATCTCGTTTGTCCTAATTTTATCCTTTCTACTCACCGTTGGCCTTTTTGCCGCTGACGAAAAAAATGAACCTGTTAGCCAAGCAGATTCTAAAAAGTTAAATCCGGATGGAAGCATCGCCATCATCCCTTATAACGCGAAACAACAACAGAAGATCGAAAGAATTGGTAAAGAAGTAGATGATTACCATGCCGTCATCAATGAGAAGGTAAAGTTCCTAAGTTTCGAAAAGAAAATTAAAGATAGTCGTTATGGCCAAGTGACCAATGCAAGGGAAATCCACCTGCCATTTGAACCACGTTATGTCCTACACAGCCGTTTTGTCATGAAATTGAAAGGTGGCGGTGGAGCCGAAGGTGGTGGATTCTCTTTAGATGAATTATCCTTTTGGTCCAGAAAATCACTCACAGAAAAAGGTAAAGACCCCGTGACTACTTACCGTGAATTAAAAAACAATTCTTCTGGTGGAGTGAAGGGACTAACTCTCTCTGTTCGTACAGTTACTAATGCAGATGATAACACGTTAAGTTTTGAGTTAGAAAAAATCCAAAGCCCTTGGGAACGATTGCGTTTAGCAACAGCTTACCGTGACAGACTACGCGAAGTAGCAAGAACCATTGACAGATACATCCAAGCAAAAGGAAGTTTAGAAACTCGAATGGTTTCTGAATCGGTAATGGAAGTTTCTGTCAGCGGGGATTTCCAAGAACCATAA
- a CDS encoding cysteine synthase A — MKTDIRNGFIDTVGNTPLIRIHSLSEETGCEILGKAEFLNPGGSVKDRAALYIIEDAERKGLLKKGGTVVEGTAGNTGIGLTHICNAKGYKSVIVIPETQSKEKIDMLRTLGADVTLVPAVPYADPGNYVRVSERIALETPNSVWANQFDNLANRNAHFETTGPEIWDQTQGKIDVWTASLGTGGTYAGTGLFFKSKNPNIKCIVADPYGSGIYSFVKTGKITIEGSSITEGIGQGRITKNMEGMPADDAIRIHDKEALRILNLVLKHDGLFMGGSVGINLAAAYQIAKDLGPGHTIVTVLCDSGAKYQSKIFNPEFLASKGLI; from the coding sequence ATGAAAACAGATATACGAAACGGATTTATTGATACTGTAGGAAATACCCCTCTCATACGCATCCATTCCTTAAGCGAAGAAACGGGATGTGAAATTTTAGGAAAAGCGGAATTCTTAAATCCTGGCGGATCCGTTAAGGATCGGGCTGCCTTATACATCATTGAAGATGCAGAAAGGAAAGGACTTCTCAAAAAAGGGGGAACCGTTGTTGAAGGAACCGCAGGCAATACAGGAATTGGGCTCACTCATATTTGTAATGCAAAAGGTTACAAATCCGTCATCGTCATCCCTGAGACACAATCCAAAGAAAAAATTGATATGCTACGCACGTTAGGTGCTGATGTAACACTTGTCCCAGCGGTTCCTTATGCAGATCCAGGAAACTATGTACGTGTCTCAGAACGAATTGCTTTAGAAACGCCGAACTCTGTTTGGGCCAATCAGTTTGATAACTTAGCCAATCGAAATGCACACTTTGAAACTACGGGACCCGAAATTTGGGACCAAACCCAAGGGAAAATTGACGTTTGGACTGCGTCTCTCGGAACCGGCGGAACTTATGCAGGAACAGGACTTTTTTTTAAATCAAAAAATCCCAATATCAAATGCATTGTTGCGGATCCTTATGGATCAGGAATTTATTCCTTTGTCAAAACAGGAAAAATTACCATCGAAGGTTCTTCCATTACGGAAGGGATAGGACAAGGGCGAATTACCAAAAACATGGAGGGAATGCCTGCCGATGATGCTATACGTATCCATGACAAAGAGGCACTTCGTATTTTGAATTTGGTTTTGAAACATGATGGTTTGTTTATGGGTGGAAGTGTAGGAATCAATTTGGCTGCTGCTTACCAAATTGCCAAAGATTTAGGCCCAGGTCATACCATAGTGACGGTGTTATGTGACAGTGGAGCAAAATACCAATCTAAAATTTTTAATCCTGAATTTTTAGCATCCAAAGGACTGATTTAA
- a CDS encoding LIC10729 family protein, which produces MLPLKLRILLLTAIFLSSFASVSASDSKIPKQEFGLEEGLLPEDISTFPELKTWAIYQSYELEPDTAHLGLQDYICRMVPETGLQFLLEKPIVSKSTVYLYLDLTRYRPLKGSKFKPRKLNILVNGRPKLSVYTDKNQSFANPVEIPLEPSEYPDGKIYVDLVPSHNSLGRFWGVWDAFVLENRLDAKD; this is translated from the coding sequence GTGCTTCCATTGAAACTACGAATCCTTCTCCTTACGGCAATCTTTTTATCATCCTTTGCTTCGGTGTCTGCATCAGACTCTAAAATCCCGAAACAAGAATTTGGATTAGAAGAAGGTCTACTCCCAGAAGATATTTCTACCTTCCCGGAGTTAAAAACATGGGCCATCTACCAATCCTATGAATTAGAACCAGACACTGCGCACCTCGGACTTCAGGATTATATCTGTAGAATGGTTCCAGAAACAGGGCTCCAGTTCCTTTTGGAAAAACCCATTGTCTCCAAATCGACAGTCTATCTCTACCTAGACCTAACTCGTTACCGCCCTCTTAAGGGTTCCAAATTCAAACCGAGGAAACTGAACATTCTCGTGAATGGAAGGCCCAAACTTTCTGTTTATACGGACAAAAACCAAAGTTTTGCCAATCCAGTCGAAATTCCCTTAGAGCCTTCCGAATATCCAGATGGGAAGATTTATGTCGATCTAGTGCCAAGCCATAACTCACTTGGTCGTTTTTGGGGAGTTTGGGATGCTTTTGTTTTAGAAAATCGGTTGGATGCGAAAGATTGA
- a CDS encoding pirin family protein, which yields MTRSLVGHSKDLGDSFIIRRVLPAMEKRSVGPFVFFDHFGPVPVVTGEELVVRAHPHIGLATITFLYDGVITHRDSLKVEMDIRPHETNWMVAGSGIVHSERSKFDPKYEVLEGIQTWIALPKEKEEITPSFEHFSELEIPVLKKDGLVFRLLGGSFLGLHSPATVHSPLFYADIEMKPGADTVNWILSDKEEAGLYVSRGSIESNGESYAAGSMVLFEKGTAVTFKAKQNSRLMLLGGEPLIEKRHLYWNFVSTSQDLIERAKERWAKDEFPKVPGETDRIPLPT from the coding sequence ATGACAAGATCGCTCGTCGGACACTCCAAAGATTTAGGAGACAGTTTTATCATCCGTCGCGTTCTTCCTGCGATGGAAAAACGTTCTGTGGGTCCCTTTGTTTTTTTCGATCATTTTGGTCCAGTGCCAGTGGTCACGGGAGAAGAACTTGTGGTTCGTGCTCATCCACACATAGGTCTAGCCACCATTACTTTTTTGTATGATGGTGTGATTACCCACAGAGATAGTTTGAAAGTGGAAATGGATATCAGGCCACACGAAACCAATTGGATGGTGGCAGGTTCCGGTATCGTACACAGTGAACGTTCTAAATTTGATCCTAAATATGAGGTTCTTGAAGGGATTCAAACTTGGATCGCTCTACCAAAAGAAAAAGAAGAAATAACTCCTAGTTTTGAACACTTCTCTGAATTGGAAATTCCTGTTCTAAAAAAAGATGGATTGGTTTTTCGATTGTTAGGTGGGAGTTTCTTAGGATTACATTCTCCCGCAACAGTACATTCTCCGTTATTTTATGCTGACATTGAAATGAAACCTGGGGCAGATACCGTGAATTGGATTCTATCAGACAAAGAAGAAGCTGGCCTTTATGTTTCCCGTGGTTCCATTGAATCGAATGGAGAATCCTACGCAGCGGGATCAATGGTTTTATTTGAAAAAGGCACAGCTGTTACGTTTAAAGCAAAACAAAACAGTCGTTTGATGCTACTCGGTGGTGAGCCACTGATTGAAAAAAGACATCTCTATTGGAATTTTGTTTCTACGAGCCAGGATCTCATTGAAAGGGCAAAGGAAAGATGGGCAAAAGATGAATTCCCAAAAGTTCCAGGAGAAACAGATCGGATTCCTTTACCCACCTAA